From the Streptomyces sp. NBC_00654 genome, the window CAGCCACCATCGGCTGGCGACCGTCTGCGCGGCGAACAGGACCAGGGCGATACCCGCGACGCCGATGGGCGCGACGCGGCCGACCAGCGCGGCCCCGAAGCCGGTGAAGATCAGGGCGCAGACCAGGGACTGGCCGAGGTAGTTGGTCAGCGACATCCGTCCCGCCGGCGCGAGCGTGGTGACCACGGCCCGGCCGTAGCGGCCATGAGCGAGGCGCAGCACGGTCGCCGCGTAGGCGGCGGCGAGCAGCGGGGCGGTGACGATGTCGAGGCCGAGGGCGAAGAGCTGGTACGCGGTCCCGGGGTGGTTCCGGCTCGCGTCCGCGTAGACGATGCCGCCGAGCAGCCCGACCGTGAATCCGGCCCACTGGAGCCGGCGCAGAAGCTTCAGGTGACGGTCGGGGTCCGCGAGGGCCCGTCGGCGCCCGGCCGCCAGGCCCAGCAGGAAGGCGGCGAGCGCGGACGGCGCCTGGAAGAAGGCCAGCAGGAGGACGACGTCCGGCAGTTGCTCCAGGTGCGCACCTATGACGGATCCCGGTCCGCCGCGCAGGGCCTCGGTCGCCTGTGCCGCGGCGGAGGCCGCGGACGGGGAGGTGCCGCCGTCCCCGCCCGCCTGACCGACGGCCAGTGCGAGGAGCCCGAATCCGATGGCGGCGACCGCCAGCAACGCGATGGCGATCCGCACCGCCGTGCGGGGCCGGACACGGCGCAGCGCGAACAGGATCAGGCCGAGGACGGCGTACAGGGTGAGGATGTCGCCGGGAAAGAGCACCACGGCGTGTACGACGCCGATCACGAACAGGCCGGTCAGGCGGCGCAGGAAGCGTGGTGCGAACCGGGCGCCGCGCCGCTCGGCCGAGTCGATCTGCAACGTGAAGCTGTAGCCGAAGAGGAACGAGAACAACAGGAAGAACTTGGCCTCGAAGAAGACCGCCACCAGTCCGCGGACGACCTCGCTCGGCGGGCCGCCGAGACCGGGGTCCTCCAGGCCGGTGCCGTGGTAGGCGGAGGCCATGTAGGTGATGTTGACCATCAGGATGCCGAACAGCGCGAAGCCGCGCAGCGCGTCGACCTGCGCCAGCCTCGCGCCGCCGCTCTGCTTCCGCTCCGCTGCCGTGGGGACGGGGCGCGAGGGGTTCTCCGTACGCGACCGGACTCTCATCGGACTCCAAACCATCGAAACCAAAACGATCGCTGCCGATACGAGCGTACTACGTTCAGCGGTAGAGGTCGGACATACGGAGGCGCACGACGGCATGACCGACCAGCAGGTCCGGCTGCGCATCAAACACCTGGTTACCGAGGGCCAGTTCACCCAGGAGGGCGGGGACGCAAAGCCGTACTGCGGGCCATGGCCGCCGGTGCGACCGCGGCCATCGCCCCCCGCCCCCCGGCCCGTAACGCCCGCTGATCAGCCGTTCTCGCAGCGATCGGGAGCGGGAACCGCCGACAGCTCGATCCCGCGCAGCCCTGTGAACGGCACGGCGGAGGCGAGCGCGAGGGCGATCATTCCCATGAGCAGCAGGGCGAGCCAGGCGCCGGAGTCGTCGATGACGACTCCGGCCGCCGCCGACGCGAGCGATGCGCCGAGGTTCACGGAGGTGTTGATCCAGGTCGACGCTTCCGTCCGGCCGGCTTCCGGGACGATGGTGTCGGCGATGAGGTACCCGGTGATGAGCGACGGAGCGAGGCAGAGGCCGAGAAGAGCGAGGCCCGCACCGAAGAGAACGAGCGTGTCCAGCTGGGACACGAACACCGCCGCGAGTCCCATGCCGACGCACAGGACGAACAGCCTCTTCGCGATTCCCGACTTGAGCTTCAACTGCCCGTAGAGGACCCCGCCGAGAGCACTTCCCCCGGCGAGGGCCGCCAGGAGCCAGCCCGAGGCCGGGACGGCATCATGCTGCGCGGCGACCGCCGGCGCCGCGATCTCCGCGACGCCGAGTACACCGCCGACACCCAGCAGGACGACCAGTACCCTGGCGAATCCCGGCCGGCGCAGCGGACGATCACCGCGCGTGCCACCCCCTCCTGTCCCGCGCAGCGCCCCCGACGACGCGCTGGACGTCATCGCCGCGGTGCCGAGGAGAACCGCGGCCGCGGTCACCCAGAGCCCGACGCCGGGCGAGCCGGCCACGATGACCGCGGTGATGATGACGGGACCACCGACGAAGAGCAGCTCCTCGCAGACCGCGTCGATACTGAACGCCTTTGTCCGCTGGTCACCGGCCGTGGTGAGCGATGCCCAGATCATGCGCATCGCCGCTCCCAGAGGCGGCGCCGTCAGGCCGACCACCGCGCTGAGAACCAGGAACCAGACAGCCGCGGTTCCCTCCGCGTCCGCGATGAGCGCGAGCGCGACGAACCCTGCGGCCTGTCCCGACGCCATGGTGGTGAGCGCGGTTCGCTGACCGAAACGGTCGACGGCCCGAGCACGCCAGGGGGCGGCGACGACATTGGCGATACCGAACACGGCTGTCGCGAAACCGGCCTGTGTGTACGAACCCGTACTGTCCTGGACGGCGAGGAGGAGGGCCAGACCGCCCATCGCGAGAGCGGACCGGCCGATCAGGGCGGGGAGGAAGGCGCGAAGCGCGCCGGGAAGGAGAAGAACTGCGAGCACGAAGAAGCTCCGTTGATGCGCGACCGGCGTTGCGCGCGGTCGCCGGGATCCGACGGTTGCCAAGGTCCGGAGGGCGTGAAGAAGCACACCCTCGACGGATCAGAACCTGGGCGGGAGAGACCCAGGACCGTCAGATGAACATCACGATGAACATCCCAGAAGGCTAGCACGCCCTCTCCGCGCGGCGCCGGGGCGATTCTCGTGCCCGTGGCCCACCCGGGGTGACGTCCGAGCCGACCGCGGCGATTCCACGCCCGTGACCCCATCCACCGGCGAACCCCGCCTCCGTGGTGCCGCCGCGGCCACCGCCGGACCGGCACGAGCCGCACACTGCGGCGGCAGCGGTGCGGTGGGACGCGGCTCGTCCGGCGACCGGGGCCAGGGACGGTGGAGACGTGCGCGGGCCCTGCCGGGGTGTCCGGCAGGGCCCGCCCCGCACACCGGTCGGATCAGCGGATCACTCGACCCGCGTCCCCCGGTAGCCCACCGGCCCCTCTCCGGGGAACTGGGCGGACCCATGGAACGAGCTGCCGCCGTCGAAGAAGGTGACGCTGCCGTTTCCCGCGTCGCTGGACCAGGTGACGGTCGTGCCGGTGGAGGGAGCACCGTCCGCGGGAACGACCTCTGCGCGGTTGGCCAGGGAGAGCGTGAGCGGCTCGTCCGGCTGCCACCCTCCCCCGCCAGTGTGAATCTCGGTCTCGTACGTAGCCATGTCCGCTCCTTGCTCCTCGGTTCGGCCAGCACGGTTCGAAGGACTGCTGTGCTGCCCCCACCAGAGTCAGACGTTCGGGCACCCGCATCCCCAACAACCGGACACAAACCACACCTTCGGCTGGTCCCCCGGGCCTCGTGGCATGTCGGCGTCGGACAGTCGGTACGTCGCGTTTCCCGTAGGGACGCCATGGGTCGGCTCACCGAAGAGCCGCGTATCCGGGCGCGCCCTGAAGGCCACCACGATCGCTCCCCCGCACTCGCTGTCCGGTTGCCGGTCAAGAGAGCGACCGGCGGGGTCCTTTGGGCGTCGGGCCGGCTGCCGCCCCAGCCGGCCAGCATACAGCTTCCCTGGGAGGGGAAACGTTCGGGACGGCAGTCGGCCTGTCCGTCACCGGCCCCGTCCGGGATGCTGAAGGCCAGGCTAGACAGGGAGGCAGACGGTGTATACGGAACCTATGGCGCGAGCCGTTGTGGAACCAGCAGTACTCAAGCTGATACGGCAATACCCCCGTGGCAGGTCGTTCGCCACGACGGTCACATTCGGCGGGGACGACTTCAGCATGTGCGCCCACATACGGGTGCGGTGGGCGGCACCCGGGCAGGTGGAGATCGCGCTGGCCTGTTGGGTCGTCAACATGGACACCGCGCGCTACTTCGGTGACAACCCACCTGCCAGGGACGAGATGCGCCTGCCACCGGAAGGCACAGCGGAGTGGGACGAGGAGCTGACCGGCCGGGTGATCGGCCACCTCGCAGCCCGTATGAAAGCGCCGGCCACCGCCCTGCCGACCCCCGACGAACACCTCACCATCACCGTGCCTCTCGTGCTGACGTAGTCCGGTCGAAGGGTCGGCCACGCAACGCCCGGGGGCGCCCCGGCCCGGCCCCGGGGGCCCCGGCCCGGACCGCACACACGCCCACCGGGCCATCGCCGCCCTCGTCTCCCGACCGCGCCGCCCAGCGGTCCCCCCGGCACAGGACGCGTACCGGACCCGTGCCCGTCCGCACGACGGCCCGCTGAATCACCCACCGGCCAACTCCCCAGGCCGACACGCCTCATGATCAATCGCGGGCAGCCCGTTACTCGATGGTCAGCGTGAAGAACCTGACAGTGGGCGGGAAGGGGGATACCCGACGCGCTCAGGGCGGTGACGCGGCGCGGCCTCGCCGTTCCCCCAGCCAAGTGGCGGCGGCGCCGGTCGAGGGCGACCATGGTTGAGGGGATGACGCCATGAAGGTATTCATCTCCTGATCCGGAGATCTGAGCGAAGAAATCGGGCGGATCCTCACCGACAGCGCTCCGGCGGAGCAGCCGCCGATCAGCGGCCCCGAGAGTGCGAGCGGCTCAAGACTCGGCCACCCGCACTGCTTGCGAGCCTCATGCGCTGCTGCGTGTCGGGGCGGTCGAGGAGGCAGGCGCGCCGGCAACCGGACGCCCTCGTCTCCCCCGGTGCACGGTGCTCGGTGCGCGGTGCGCGGTGCTCGGTGTTCGGCGCAGGACGCCGACGTACGCACATTTCGCGCACGGACACAGCGCGCACCGGCACAGCGCGTACGGGCAGCCATGACGATCTCAGCGGGTCGCCCGGGAGAACCGGTGCGCCCCATGCTCTCCGGAACGCAGACCGGCGCCCCGCCCCACGACGGCGCGTCCGGGTCGCATGTACACCGCGGTCGCATGTACACCGCCAGGGAAGGGGCCGACCCATGCCTGCCACCACCGTCGACTGCGACGTGGTCTTCTTCGACCTGCGCGACACTCTCGGAGACGTCGACCGGCCCGGTCATCTCGCGTTGTATCGGCCCAGCACCGAGAAGTTGCTCGACGCCATGCGGGATCTGGTGGGACTGCGGGTCGGCGTGATCACCAACCTGCCCGCGGAGGTCAGCGCCGAGCAGGGACATCGGATGATCGCCGAGGCCGTCGTCACCGAACACAACGGCAGCGTCGTCCACCTCGCCGACATCCTGGACCCTCAAGGCATCGTGATCAACCACGAGGCCAAGCTGGACAAGCCCGATCCCGCCATCTACCGATTCGCGGCCGATCAGATGCGCGTACCGATCGAGCGGTGCCTGTTCGTCGGGGAGAACCTCATCGAAGTCCTCGCCGCCCAGGCGGCCGGTATGCGAGGCCTGCTCAAGCCGTCGCCACCCGGCAAGGAATTCCAGCCCGCGGTGATCACGCGCCACGGGATGTCGGTCCGCGACAGTGGCCGTGCTTTCGAGGAGGTCCTCAAACAGGAGCATCTGCTCGGCGAACGCATCTTCGCGTGTGGCAGCCGAATCGTCAAAGCACTCGACTCGGTGCACCGGGCACAGGACATTCCGCCGGAAGTGCGCACCGCGATGGGGATGTTCGTCTACACGCTCACCAACTTCGCGGACCAGGCGCACCTGAAGGCCGAGGAAGCGATCGTGCCACTGGCCGTCGCGCGCGGCATGCCGCCCGAGCATGCCCGCTGGATGTTCGACCAGCACGACCAGGCCCGCGCCTATTGGGAGGCGATCCGCGTCGCCTGGCAACGGATCCAGAACGGCGACCCCGGCGACGTGTCCTACGCGATCTCCGACTTCCGCCGCTGCACGGAGGGCTTCGTCCTGCTCTTCCGGTCGCATGCGGTGCGCGAGAACGACGAGCTGTATCCGGAGCTGGGCCGCTACCTCACCGACGCGGACGACGCGACCGTGCTCGGCATCGTCCGCCACACCGGCCCGCCGGACATCGGCCCCTACGCGGCGATCGTCGGCGCGACGGAAGAGGCGCTCGACAACGCGGACAGCCCGGACGACGCGCACGGCACGGACGGGGCGGACGGGGCGGACAGGACGGACGGGGCGGACGGGGCGACCCGGATCGCCGGAAAGGGCTGACCATGTGGATCCTCCGACCGCCCGACACCAGCGGTTTCGACACGGACCAGCGGCAAACCGTGGAGGTGCTCTTCGACGCGATCCTGCCCGGCGGCGCCCGGCGGCCCGGCGCGGCCGACGCCGATGCCGCCGAATACGTCGACCGGCTCCTGGCCATGGGCCCCGGGACGCATCCGGAGATTCCGGCGTGGCGCCTGGCCTACCCGGTGCTGCTCGCCGCTCTCGACACCGCCGCGCGACAGGCGCACGCCGGACGCGGCGTCACCGCACTCGACCGGGCCGAGGCCACCGTGCTGCTGCGCGACCTGGCTGCGGGGACCCTGCCCGACTGGCCCGCAGACGCTCTCGCCCAGCCGGCCGCGTTCGCCCTGCTGCGGGCCCACTGCATCGAGGGCTGCTTCGGGGACCCGCGCTGGGGCGGCAACCACGAAGCGGTGATCTGGCGCTGGTACGGCTATCTCACACCGGCCGAACCGTTCACCCGCCCCACCGTCCTGACCGCCGGCCGGCCCGGGGAGGGCTCATGACCGCCACGACCGACGCACCCGGCGCATACGACGTGATCGTCGTGGGAGCCGGCGCGGGCGGCGGCACCGCGGCCCGCGTGCTCACCGCGCGAGGACGCCGCGTCGCCGTGCTGGAGAAGGGCCCGCTCCCGGCATCCGACGATTTCCTTCCGTACGACGAACTCCACTTCCATACGCACAAGACACTCATCCCGCACCGCGACACCGACCCCAACATCTACATGGCCGGCCCGGCCCAGGACCGGCCCACCCGGGTCGAGCGCTGGTGGAACGTCAACATGGCCGGCGGCGCGACGAACGTGTGGGACGCCAACGTGCCCCGCTACACCGAGGAGGACTTCCGCGTCCTGGACCACCTGCATGACGTGCCGCCCGACGCGGACATGGTGAACTGGCCGTGGAGCTATCGCGAGTTCGAGCCGTGGTTCGAGCGGGCCGAGTACGAATGGGGCGTCTCCGGGCGGGCCCGGCAGTCCCCCGCTCAGGAACCGATCCGGTCCGGATACGACTACGCGATGCCGCCGCTGCGCCCGCACGCGGCCGTGCCGTTCCTCACCGAGGCGTTCGGCCGCGCCGGAATGCGGCCCTACCTCGGGCCCCGCGCCATCAACTCCCGGGTGTACGACGGCCGTCCGGCCTGCTCGTTCTGCGGCTTCAACCAGTTCTTCGGCTGCGCTCTCAACTCACGGGCCTCGGCGCTGAACACGGTGCTCCAGCGTGCCTTGGCCACCGGCCGGTGCGACCTGCTGACCGGACACTGCGTGACCCGGCTCGTCCATGAGAACGGGCGGGTGCGCGGCGTGATGTACCGCACCGAGCCCGGCGGGCCCGAACGGTTCCTTGGGGCGTCCCAGGTGGTGGTGTCCATCCAGACCATCGAGTCGGCGCGGCTGTTCCTCGTGTCGCAGGTGCCCGACCCCAACCGGATGATCGGCCACTATCTGACGTATCACACCCACGGGAACGCCGAACTCACCTTCCCGCTCCAGCCCGTGTGGACCGGCGGCGGCGACCGACAGCCCTCCACCGCGATCGGCTCACTGCAGCTGCGCGACCTGTACGTGGTCGACGACCCCGCCACCCCGGTCACCAAGGCCGGCAAGTTCTCCGTGTACGACCCCTACACGTGTGTGCCGCCGGTCCGGCTCGTGAAGGGCGCCGCGCTCGGACCCGGCCGCGGCGGTCTGTGGGGCGAGGACCTGTACACCTACCTCGACGAACTGCGGCACCAGGGCGGCGTCTACTTCTCCTTCACGGGCGAGGCGCTCTCCCTGTACGACAACCGGGTCGAACTCGACCCCGACGTCACCGATCCGTGGGGCATGCCCGCCGCCCGGATCTGGTACCGGCACCACAGCTACGACCTGGCCGCGGCCCGCTACGCCATCGATCGTGTGGTGCGGGTGATGGGGGAAGCGGGCGGCGAGCTGCGCGGCTACGACGTTCCCGGCGCGGAGAACCCCGGCTACGGACACGTACAGGGCAC encodes:
- a CDS encoding DUF418 domain-containing protein, yielding MRVRSRTENPSRPVPTAAERKQSGGARLAQVDALRGFALFGILMVNITYMASAYHGTGLEDPGLGGPPSEVVRGLVAVFFEAKFFLLFSFLFGYSFTLQIDSAERRGARFAPRFLRRLTGLFVIGVVHAVVLFPGDILTLYAVLGLILFALRRVRPRTAVRIAIALLAVAAIGFGLLALAVGQAGGDGGTSPSAASAAAQATEALRGGPGSVIGAHLEQLPDVVLLLAFFQAPSALAAFLLGLAAGRRRALADPDRHLKLLRRLQWAGFTVGLLGGIVYADASRNHPGTAYQLFALGLDIVTAPLLAAAYAATVLRLAHGRYGRAVVTTLAPAGRMSLTNYLGQSLVCALIFTGFGAALVGRVAPIGVAGIALVLFAAQTVASRWWLRHHAYGPLEWLLRAWTTLSIPTWRSQGATGSPRP
- a CDS encoding MFS transporter → MLAVLLLPGALRAFLPALIGRSALAMGGLALLLAVQDSTGSYTQAGFATAVFGIANVVAAPWRARAVDRFGQRTALTTMASGQAAGFVALALIADAEGTAAVWFLVLSAVVGLTAPPLGAAMRMIWASLTTAGDQRTKAFSIDAVCEELLFVGGPVIITAVIVAGSPGVGLWVTAAAVLLGTAAMTSSASSGALRGTGGGGTRGDRPLRRPGFARVLVVLLGVGGVLGVAEIAAPAVAAQHDAVPASGWLLAALAGGSALGGVLYGQLKLKSGIAKRLFVLCVGMGLAAVFVSQLDTLVLFGAGLALLGLCLAPSLITGYLIADTIVPEAGRTEASTWINTSVNLGASLASAAAGVVIDDSGAWLALLLMGMIALALASAVPFTGLRGIELSAVPAPDRCENG
- a CDS encoding HAD family hydrolase, with translation MPATTVDCDVVFFDLRDTLGDVDRPGHLALYRPSTEKLLDAMRDLVGLRVGVITNLPAEVSAEQGHRMIAEAVVTEHNGSVVHLADILDPQGIVINHEAKLDKPDPAIYRFAADQMRVPIERCLFVGENLIEVLAAQAAGMRGLLKPSPPGKEFQPAVITRHGMSVRDSGRAFEEVLKQEHLLGERIFACGSRIVKALDSVHRAQDIPPEVRTAMGMFVYTLTNFADQAHLKAEEAIVPLAVARGMPPEHARWMFDQHDQARAYWEAIRVAWQRIQNGDPGDVSYAISDFRRCTEGFVLLFRSHAVRENDELYPELGRYLTDADDATVLGIVRHTGPPDIGPYAAIVGATEEALDNADSPDDAHGTDGADGADRTDGADGATRIAGKG
- a CDS encoding gluconate 2-dehydrogenase subunit 3 family protein, coding for MWILRPPDTSGFDTDQRQTVEVLFDAILPGGARRPGAADADAAEYVDRLLAMGPGTHPEIPAWRLAYPVLLAALDTAARQAHAGRGVTALDRAEATVLLRDLAAGTLPDWPADALAQPAAFALLRAHCIEGCFGDPRWGGNHEAVIWRWYGYLTPAEPFTRPTVLTAGRPGEGS
- a CDS encoding GMC oxidoreductase, with amino-acid sequence MTATTDAPGAYDVIVVGAGAGGGTAARVLTARGRRVAVLEKGPLPASDDFLPYDELHFHTHKTLIPHRDTDPNIYMAGPAQDRPTRVERWWNVNMAGGATNVWDANVPRYTEEDFRVLDHLHDVPPDADMVNWPWSYREFEPWFERAEYEWGVSGRARQSPAQEPIRSGYDYAMPPLRPHAAVPFLTEAFGRAGMRPYLGPRAINSRVYDGRPACSFCGFNQFFGCALNSRASALNTVLQRALATGRCDLLTGHCVTRLVHENGRVRGVMYRTEPGGPERFLGASQVVVSIQTIESARLFLVSQVPDPNRMIGHYLTYHTHGNAELTFPLQPVWTGGGDRQPSTAIGSLQLRDLYVVDDPATPVTKAGKFSVYDPYTCVPPVRLVKGAALGPGRGGLWGEDLYTYLDELRHQGGVYFSFTGEALSLYDNRVELDPDVTDPWGMPAARIWYRHHSYDLAAARYAIDRVVRVMGEAGGELRGYDVPGAENPGYGHVQGTLRAGTDPDASVLDENCQSHTVSGLYVLDCAFMPTAGASNPTLTLLANAYRVCEQLPDPG